A stretch of the Conexibacter woesei Iso977N genome encodes the following:
- a CDS encoding acyl-CoA dehydrogenase family protein, translating to MVNESEALAAADGLAAALRSGAAERDRAPAGTVPWDALELLDASGLLSITLPADVGGLDAGPVLLAQVVARLAAADPAIAQVPQAHFLLLDVLTVWGGEDVRARLRGEVAGGGVRIGNALAERGGQHAQDLKTRLARAPADGRWRLDGAKHYCTGALSARWIGVSALDDDGRLKLVFVEREAQGVGVETDWDVIGQRATVSGTVTFEDVVVEDALALDFAHAFEVPQQLGARAQLVHAAIEAGIARGALDDARTYLMDKARPSTEAVRAGAARAVEDPHVLHRYGRAAVDVRAAEALLLDAARELEDIGLVPADAEAAARGSLAVAAAKAFASDVAVRVSSELFALCGTSSAQAKYDLDRHWRNARTHSVHDPADWKYHHLGAYELAGVLPPNHSQL from the coding sequence ATCGTCAACGAGAGCGAGGCGCTCGCCGCCGCCGATGGGCTGGCGGCAGCGCTGCGCTCCGGTGCGGCCGAGCGCGATCGCGCGCCGGCCGGGACCGTGCCGTGGGACGCGCTGGAGCTGCTCGACGCGTCCGGGCTGTTGTCCATCACCTTGCCTGCGGATGTTGGTGGCCTCGACGCGGGGCCGGTGCTGCTGGCGCAGGTCGTCGCGCGGCTCGCCGCCGCCGACCCTGCGATCGCGCAGGTCCCGCAGGCGCACTTCCTGCTGCTCGACGTGCTGACCGTCTGGGGCGGGGAGGACGTGCGGGCGCGGCTGCGCGGCGAGGTCGCGGGCGGTGGCGTCCGGATCGGCAACGCGCTGGCCGAGCGGGGTGGGCAGCACGCCCAGGACCTCAAGACGAGGCTGGCGCGCGCGCCGGCCGACGGGCGCTGGCGGCTCGACGGTGCCAAGCACTACTGCACGGGCGCGCTGAGCGCGCGCTGGATCGGCGTGTCGGCGCTGGACGACGACGGCCGGCTCAAGCTGGTGTTCGTCGAGCGCGAGGCGCAAGGTGTAGGGGTCGAGACCGACTGGGACGTGATCGGCCAGCGCGCCACGGTGTCCGGGACCGTGACCTTCGAGGACGTTGTTGTAGAAGATGCTCTGGCGCTGGACTTCGCGCACGCGTTCGAGGTCCCGCAGCAGCTCGGCGCGCGGGCCCAGCTGGTCCATGCGGCGATCGAGGCGGGGATCGCGCGGGGCGCGTTGGACGACGCCCGCACGTACCTGATGGACAAGGCGCGCCCGTCGACCGAGGCGGTCCGGGCGGGCGCGGCGCGCGCGGTCGAGGACCCGCACGTCCTGCACCGCTACGGCCGCGCCGCCGTGGACGTGCGCGCCGCCGAGGCGCTGCTGCTCGACGCGGCGCGGGAGCTCGAGGACATCGGGTTGGTCCCGGCCGACGCGGAGGCCGCCGCACGCGGCTCGCTGGCCGTCGCGGCGGCGAAGGCGTTCGCCTCCGACGTCGCGGTCCGGGTGTCGAGCGAGCTGTTCGCGCTCTGCGGCACCAGCTCCGCGCAGGCCAAGTACGACCTCGACCGCCACTGGCGCAACGCCCGCACCCACTCGGTCCACGACCCGGCCGACTGGAAGTACCACCACTTGGGCGCCTACGAGCTGGCCGGCGTGCTGCCGCCGAACCACAGCCAGCTGTAG
- a CDS encoding acyl-CoA dehydrogenase family protein: MSVTVAPGSRRPLFEDVHDDYRESFRRFLQAEVVPHHEEWQEAHIVSRDLFTKAAEHGFLAMAVEEEYGGSGVDDWRFNAVLAEEAAYAVVGSSWMGPNVHNDLGLPYLRAAANEEQKQRWFPGVASGEQILALAMTEPGTGSDLAGIAARAKKDGDDYIINGAKTFISNGINADLVVTAVRTGDDPHRGLSMFVIERGFEGFERGRQIHKRGQHANDTAELFFNDCRVPAENLLGEEGTGFAQLMAHLIPERLGLAVSSMAGAEAALEMTLTYVRERKAFGRPIGTFQNSRFVLAELQTKVDITRCWMDRTIQRYVDGTCTVQEAAMAKYWTTDLLSEVSDACVQLFGGYGYTTEYRISEIWADARVNRIYAGTNEIMKELVGRSMGL, encoded by the coding sequence ATGTCTGTCACCGTTGCACCCGGCTCGCGCCGCCCGCTGTTCGAAGACGTCCACGACGACTACCGCGAGAGCTTCCGCCGCTTCCTGCAGGCCGAGGTCGTCCCGCACCACGAGGAGTGGCAGGAGGCGCACATCGTCTCCCGCGACCTCTTCACGAAGGCGGCCGAGCACGGCTTCCTGGCCATGGCCGTCGAGGAGGAGTACGGCGGATCCGGCGTCGATGACTGGCGCTTCAACGCCGTCCTGGCCGAGGAGGCCGCCTACGCGGTCGTCGGCTCGTCCTGGATGGGCCCGAACGTCCACAACGACCTCGGCCTCCCGTACCTGCGCGCCGCCGCCAACGAGGAGCAGAAGCAGCGCTGGTTCCCGGGCGTCGCCTCCGGCGAGCAGATCCTCGCGCTGGCGATGACCGAGCCGGGCACCGGCTCCGACCTCGCCGGCATCGCCGCGCGCGCCAAGAAGGACGGCGACGACTACATCATCAACGGCGCCAAGACCTTCATCTCGAACGGCATCAACGCGGACCTCGTGGTGACCGCGGTCCGCACCGGCGACGACCCGCACCGCGGCCTCTCGATGTTCGTCATCGAGCGCGGCTTCGAGGGCTTCGAGCGCGGCAGGCAGATCCACAAGCGCGGCCAGCACGCCAACGACACGGCCGAGCTGTTCTTCAACGACTGCCGCGTCCCGGCCGAGAACCTCCTCGGCGAGGAGGGCACCGGCTTCGCGCAGCTGATGGCGCACCTGATCCCGGAGCGCCTCGGCCTCGCGGTGTCCTCGATGGCCGGCGCCGAGGCCGCGCTGGAGATGACGCTGACCTACGTCAGGGAGCGCAAGGCGTTCGGGCGGCCGATCGGCACGTTCCAGAACTCGCGCTTCGTGCTCGCCGAGCTGCAGACGAAGGTCGACATCACGCGCTGCTGGATGGACCGCACGATCCAGCGCTACGTCGACGGGACCTGCACGGTGCAGGAGGCCGCGATGGCGAAGTACTGGACGACCGACCTGCTGTCCGAGGTCTCCGACGCCTGCGTGCAGCTGTTCGGCGGCTACGGCTACACCACGGAGTACAGGATCTCCGAGATCTGGGCCGACGCGCGCGTCAACCGGATCTACGCGGGCACGAACGAGATCATGAAGGAGCTCGTCGGCCGCTCGATGGGCCTGTAG
- a CDS encoding ammonium transporter, with protein MILADSVTDNLGFAGRLGEDVGINSAWVMVAAMMVMFMQAGFAMLEIGFVRGKNAGSVVAKILINFALAALGFWAIGFALAFGGTGWLLGDHGWFVAHASSFPLAFPSSRHGVTAETLWFFEFVFCAVALAIVWGTTLERIKFGVYIIFALVFSALIYPVVAHWIFGGGWLAHTIHVQDFAGSIVVDVCGASAALAILLQLGPRRGKYASNGAPRAIPGHNMPLFGLGVLILWLGWFGFNPGSTLSALDGRFPEIAMITQLAGSAGVTTAMIIMYWKTRTFDIGMAGNGAIAGLVAITGPAGYVEPWAAPIIGGVAGILVVYGVLWIDQHVDDPVGALAAHGLAGIWGALACGLFAVPRLAHHNLPGSHGGLLTTGDFTQLGSQIVGVVVVIAFTFTVSYAVFLVIGKTYGLRVSAQDENAGLDISEHGMYGYPEQFIPAPELVGYGAVPAGLRLGTGPMSDPEVTTS; from the coding sequence ATGATCCTGGCTGACAGCGTCACGGACAACCTCGGCTTCGCGGGGAGGCTTGGCGAAGATGTAGGCATCAACTCCGCCTGGGTGATGGTCGCCGCGATGATGGTGATGTTCATGCAGGCGGGGTTCGCGATGCTCGAGATCGGCTTCGTGCGCGGCAAGAACGCCGGCTCGGTCGTCGCCAAGATCCTCATCAACTTCGCGCTGGCGGCGCTGGGCTTCTGGGCGATCGGCTTCGCGCTCGCCTTCGGCGGGACCGGCTGGCTGCTCGGCGACCACGGCTGGTTCGTCGCGCACGCGTCGAGCTTCCCGCTCGCGTTTCCGTCGAGCCGGCACGGCGTCACCGCCGAGACCCTGTGGTTCTTCGAGTTCGTGTTCTGCGCGGTCGCGCTGGCGATCGTCTGGGGCACGACCCTGGAGCGCATCAAGTTCGGCGTGTACATCATCTTCGCGCTCGTCTTCTCGGCGCTGATCTACCCGGTCGTCGCGCACTGGATCTTCGGCGGCGGCTGGCTGGCGCACACGATCCACGTCCAGGACTTCGCGGGCTCGATCGTCGTCGACGTCTGCGGCGCGTCGGCCGCGCTGGCGATCCTGCTGCAACTTGGCCCGCGCCGTGGCAAGTACGCGTCCAACGGCGCGCCGCGCGCGATCCCCGGCCACAACATGCCGCTGTTCGGGCTCGGCGTGCTGATCCTGTGGCTCGGCTGGTTCGGCTTCAACCCGGGCTCGACGCTGAGCGCCCTCGACGGCCGCTTCCCCGAGATCGCGATGATCACCCAGCTGGCCGGCAGCGCGGGGGTGACGACCGCGATGATCATCATGTATTGGAAGACCAGGACCTTCGACATCGGCATGGCCGGCAACGGCGCGATCGCCGGCCTGGTCGCGATCACCGGCCCCGCGGGCTACGTCGAGCCGTGGGCCGCGCCGATCATCGGCGGCGTCGCGGGGATCCTGGTGGTCTACGGCGTGCTGTGGATCGACCAACATGTGGATGATCCCGTCGGAGCCCTTGCCGCGCATGGGCTGGCGGGCATCTGGGGCGCGCTGGCCTGCGGCCTGTTCGCCGTCCCGCGCCTCGCGCACCACAACCTGCCCGGCAGCCACGGAGGCCTGCTGACCACCGGCGACTTCACGCAGCTCGGCTCGCAGATCGTCGGCGTTGTGGTGGTCATCGCCTTCACGTTCACGGTGTCCTACGCCGTGTTCCTGGTGATCGGCAAGACCTACGGGTTGCGCGTCTCGGCCCAGGACGAGAACGCCGGCCTCGACATCTCCGAGCACGGCATGTACGGCTACCCGGAGCAGTTCATCCCCGCGCCGGAGCTCGTCGGCTACGGCGCGGTCCCGGCGGGCCTGCGCCTCGGGACCGGCCCGATGTCCGACCCCGAGGTCACGACGAGCTAG
- a CDS encoding RDD family protein, whose protein sequence is MTRALAFGIDAAIINAAALIVAAIVALTFSVIDLPGWLKTIGLAIGAGAYTLWLVGYFTVFWTTTGQTPGDRMLRICVRTRDGSRLKPRRALLRFFSLTLAALPLFAGFLMILVDADRRGLHDWIARTIVTDETGVALPR, encoded by the coding sequence GTGACACGCGCGCTCGCGTTCGGGATCGACGCGGCGATCATCAACGCGGCGGCGCTGATCGTCGCCGCGATCGTGGCGCTGACCTTCTCGGTGATCGACCTGCCGGGCTGGCTGAAGACGATCGGGCTGGCGATCGGCGCCGGGGCCTACACCCTGTGGCTGGTCGGCTACTTCACGGTGTTCTGGACGACGACCGGCCAGACCCCGGGCGACCGCATGCTGAGGATCTGCGTCCGCACCCGCGACGGCTCGCGCCTGAAGCCCCGCCGCGCGCTGCTGCGCTTCTTCTCGCTCACCCTCGCGGCGCTGCCGCTGTTCGCCGGCTTCCTGATGATCTTGGTCGACGCCGACCGCCGCGGCCTGCACGACTGGATCGCCCGGACGATCGTCACCGACGAGACCGGCGTCGCGCTGCCGCGCTGA
- a CDS encoding cation:proton antiporter, protein MRVPAPALFLLAAALASDAFPRLYDLVSVHTAEQVAIVALVVILFDGGIDIGWARIRGALAPILSIGLIGTFLTAGALALFCHAGLGLDWTMSGLIGAALAATDPAVTFSVLGGREIEGRSGTVLEGEAGFNDPAGIALMAGMIELATHDDATGWVIGREFLVQMVVGVAFGVLGIRLLGPALRRAPVLALPAAGVLYVLTDLVGGSGFLAVFLLGLVLADQGLAVPRVQTHLAGAAEVVVFVALGLTIHLDALSFRDWWQGLAIFAVLAFVVRPLVVAATLGRADMARTEKAFIAWSGLKGAVPILLAAMALLHHAGAGPRIYSLVFVVVLASVVGQGTPVPWIAARLRIPMH, encoded by the coding sequence ATCAGGGTTCCCGCGCCTGCGCTCTTCCTCCTCGCCGCCGCGCTGGCGTCGGACGCCTTCCCGAGGCTGTACGACCTGGTGTCGGTGCACACCGCCGAGCAGGTGGCGATCGTCGCGCTGGTCGTGATCCTGTTCGACGGCGGGATCGACATCGGCTGGGCGCGGATCCGCGGCGCGCTGGCGCCGATCCTGTCGATCGGGCTGATCGGGACGTTCCTGACCGCGGGCGCGCTGGCGCTGTTCTGCCACGCCGGGCTCGGGCTCGACTGGACGATGTCGGGGCTGATCGGCGCGGCGCTGGCGGCGACCGACCCGGCGGTCACGTTCTCGGTGCTCGGAGGGCGCGAGATCGAGGGCCGCAGCGGGACGGTCCTGGAGGGCGAGGCGGGGTTCAACGACCCGGCCGGGATCGCGCTGATGGCGGGGATGATCGAGCTGGCCACGCACGACGACGCGACCGGCTGGGTGATCGGCCGCGAGTTCTTGGTGCAGATGGTCGTCGGGGTCGCGTTCGGCGTGCTCGGGATCCGGCTGCTCGGCCCCGCGCTGCGGCGCGCGCCGGTCCTCGCGCTGCCGGCCGCGGGCGTGTTGTACGTGTTGACCGACCTCGTCGGCGGCTCCGGGTTCCTGGCGGTGTTCCTGCTCGGGCTGGTGCTGGCCGACCAGGGGCTGGCGGTGCCGCGCGTGCAGACGCACCTGGCCGGCGCCGCCGAGGTGGTGGTCTTCGTCGCGCTCGGCCTGACGATCCACCTGGACGCGTTGAGCTTCCGCGACTGGTGGCAGGGCCTTGCGATCTTCGCTGTGCTCGCGTTCGTCGTGCGCCCGCTCGTCGTCGCCGCGACGCTCGGCCGCGCGGACATGGCGCGGACCGAGAAGGCGTTCATCGCCTGGAGCGGGCTCAAGGGCGCGGTCCCGATCCTGTTGGCCGCGATGGCGCTGCTGCACCACGCCGGCGCCGGGCCGCGGATCTACAGCCTCGTGTTCGTGGTCGTGCTGGCGTCGGTCGTCGGCCAGGGCACGCCGGTCCCGTGGATCGCCGCGCGCCTGCGGATCCCGATGCATTGA
- a CDS encoding SRPBCC family protein yields MSTIHFTKTTTATPAQFVAALTDFGPGRKEVFPNSSDKDMKVHSQGPATADVTEGNGGIWERLTYDWSDPRRIVLTTTDSNTWGGASGHTYTLTENPDGTTNIDVVVVRDGKNLKGKVLGAVLGTVGRGQLSKAFDTTIKAVETRQTPAV; encoded by the coding sequence ATGTCGACCATCCACTTCACCAAGACCACCACGGCGACCCCCGCGCAGTTCGTCGCCGCGCTCACCGACTTCGGGCCCGGCCGCAAGGAGGTGTTCCCGAACTCGTCCGACAAGGACATGAAGGTGCACAGCCAGGGACCGGCGACCGCCGACGTCACCGAGGGCAACGGCGGGATCTGGGAGCGCCTGACCTACGACTGGTCCGACCCCCGGAGGATCGTCCTGACGACCACCGACTCCAACACCTGGGGCGGCGCGTCGGGCCACACCTACACGTTGACCGAGAACCCCGACGGGACGACGAACATCGACGTCGTCGTCGTGCGCGACGGCAAGAACCTCAAGGGCAAGGTGCTCGGCGCGGTCCTCGGCACCGTCGGCAGGGGCCAGCTGAGCAAGGCGTTCGACACCACCATCAAGGCGGTCGAGACCCGTCAGACCCCGGCGGTCTGA
- a CDS encoding SigB/SigF/SigG family RNA polymerase sigma factor — translation MSIAVPPARVSAHPGDPPADQRLLSRFAATRAAPDRERLVHRYLPLARYAANHYARDADAFDDLMQVASVGLLKAIDRFDPENGASFPSYALPTMFGELRRHFRDHSWAVRPPRTLLEHALQVERATTTLTEVLGRSPAVDEVAAHTGLSCEQVLDAREAAVAHTATSLSAPVGDGDGDAVELGTRLGSDDTGYAHVEDRATVTSLTRVLSLRDREIVRLRLEEDLTQREIGDRVGLSQMHVSRILRDALSALRLAAAA, via the coding sequence ATGTCGATTGCCGTCCCGCCCGCGCGCGTCAGCGCGCATCCCGGCGACCCGCCCGCCGATCAACGGTTGCTGTCCCGGTTCGCGGCCACCCGCGCGGCGCCCGACCGCGAGCGGCTCGTGCACCGCTACCTGCCGCTGGCGCGCTACGCGGCCAACCACTACGCGCGCGACGCCGACGCCTTCGACGACCTGATGCAGGTCGCCAGCGTCGGGCTGCTCAAGGCGATCGACCGCTTCGATCCCGAGAACGGCGCGTCGTTCCCGAGCTACGCGCTCCCGACGATGTTCGGGGAGCTGCGCCGCCACTTCCGCGACCACAGCTGGGCGGTGCGCCCGCCGCGCACGCTGCTGGAGCACGCGCTCCAGGTCGAACGGGCGACGACGACGCTGACCGAGGTGCTCGGCCGCTCGCCCGCGGTCGACGAGGTCGCCGCGCACACCGGGCTGAGCTGCGAGCAGGTCCTGGACGCCCGCGAGGCGGCGGTCGCGCACACCGCGACGTCGCTGTCGGCGCCGGTCGGCGACGGCGACGGGGACGCCGTCGAGCTCGGCACGCGCCTCGGCTCCGACGACACCGGCTACGCGCACGTCGAGGACCGCGCGACGGTGACGTCGCTGACCCGCGTGCTCAGCCTCCGCGACCGCGAGATCGTCCGCCTGCGGCTGGAGGAGGACCTCACCCAGCGCGAGATCGGCGACCGCGTCGGCCTCTCGCAGATGCACGTCTCGCGGATCCTGCGCGACGCGCTGTCCGCCCTGCGGCTGGCGGCGGCCGCCTGA
- a CDS encoding GH92 family glycosyl hydrolase produces the protein MLGSRTVVVVALACASLSAAGVAAAAEPASVDTRIGTQEGAPDFGTGGGAGATYPGAVAPFGMVQLSPDTAPGIDNPAGGYSYVDHQIKGFSLTHLSGAGCAGLGDVPLLPTTHAIDAAPSLKGSYDLNPRYVAKYTHKGEIARPGDYRVTLNPGRSAIRTELTARTRAGTLRATFPASARRASIVVNAGGSAMGNTLSDLQVDAQRREISGTVASGGFCYARDRYTLHFAVRFDRPFAASGTWKGTTLHRGARSVHDAVADRPGPLLLQYKRIGGGPKAVKGNPTKGTQAGAYATFALGHARAVTAKVAISLVSVDGARRNLAADGGGSFAAMRAAATRAWAERLGRLRVSGGTAADRTMFDTSLYHAQVMPNVVSDVDGRYMGEDGRAHRAAGFSKYSNISGWDTYRSQLPLMAMVAPREASDLVRSMVADQQDGGSLPKWAALSGQTNVMVGDPADLLIAGAYAFGARGFDRAAALRAMVAGATQPKVIANGGYVERAGLEDYLRLGYVGHEQNTDSPGQTVTPSRVWGTAATTLEYALADFGIARLAAAAGDGTTCATFAGRAGNWRNVFDPATGLMQPRDASTGAFVPVAATGGDGFVEGTAAQYTWFVPQDVAGLTAALGGADTARARLDAFFTELNAGAASDHAFLGNEPTLLTPLLYDWLGRPAAGAGIVRKALLGLYHPEPGGFPGNDDGGQMSAWYVLGALGLSPAVPGTGVLALSGPLFPHATLTLAGGRTVQLDAPAAARGNPYINAVTVDGKPYNNTWLPFDRLTASRHTRIAFSLSGSAAQSWGTGADAVPPSYGGAAACAG, from the coding sequence ATGCTCGGGTCCAGGACGGTCGTTGTTGTCGCACTTGCTTGTGCGTCGTTGTCCGCGGCGGGGGTCGCCGCAGCCGCGGAGCCCGCGAGCGTCGACACGCGGATCGGCACGCAGGAGGGCGCGCCGGACTTCGGGACCGGCGGCGGCGCGGGCGCGACCTACCCGGGCGCGGTCGCGCCGTTCGGGATGGTCCAGCTCAGCCCCGACACGGCGCCGGGGATCGACAACCCGGCGGGCGGCTACTCCTACGTCGACCACCAGATCAAGGGCTTCAGCCTCACGCACCTCTCCGGCGCGGGCTGCGCGGGGCTCGGCGACGTGCCGCTGCTGCCGACGACGCACGCGATCGACGCGGCGCCGTCGCTGAAGGGCTCCTACGACCTCAACCCGCGCTACGTCGCCAAGTACACGCACAAGGGCGAGATCGCGCGGCCGGGCGACTACCGCGTGACGCTGAACCCGGGGCGGTCGGCGATCCGGACCGAGCTCACCGCCCGCACGCGCGCGGGCACGCTGCGCGCGACGTTCCCGGCAAGCGCGCGGCGGGCGTCGATCGTCGTCAACGCGGGCGGCAGCGCGATGGGCAACACGCTGTCGGACCTGCAGGTGGACGCGCAGCGGCGCGAGATCAGCGGGACCGTCGCCAGCGGGGGCTTCTGCTACGCCCGCGACCGCTACACCCTGCACTTCGCCGTCCGCTTCGACCGGCCGTTCGCGGCGTCCGGGACCTGGAAGGGCACGACGCTGCACCGCGGCGCGCGCTCGGTCCACGACGCGGTCGCCGACAGGCCCGGCCCGCTGTTGTTGCAGTACAAGCGGATCGGCGGCGGGCCGAAGGCGGTCAAGGGCAACCCGACCAAGGGCACGCAGGCGGGCGCGTACGCGACGTTCGCGCTCGGCCACGCGCGGGCCGTGACCGCGAAGGTGGCGATCTCGCTCGTGTCGGTCGACGGCGCGCGGCGCAACCTCGCGGCCGACGGCGGCGGCTCGTTCGCCGCGATGCGCGCGGCGGCGACGCGGGCGTGGGCCGAGCGCCTCGGGCGCCTGCGCGTCAGCGGCGGCACGGCGGCCGACCGGACGATGTTCGACACGTCGCTCTACCACGCACAGGTGATGCCGAACGTCGTCTCCGACGTGGACGGCAGGTACATGGGGGAGGACGGCAGGGCCCATCGCGCGGCCGGGTTCAGCAAGTACTCCAACATCTCCGGCTGGGACACGTACCGCTCGCAGCTGCCGCTGATGGCGATGGTCGCGCCGCGCGAGGCGTCGGACCTCGTGCGCTCGATGGTCGCCGACCAGCAGGACGGCGGCAGCCTGCCGAAGTGGGCGGCGCTCTCGGGGCAGACCAACGTGATGGTCGGCGACCCGGCCGACCTGCTGATCGCGGGCGCCTACGCGTTCGGGGCGCGCGGGTTCGACAGGGCCGCGGCGCTGCGGGCGATGGTCGCGGGGGCGACGCAACCCAAGGTCATTGCCAACGGCGGCTACGTCGAGCGCGCGGGGCTGGAGGACTACCTGCGACTCGGCTACGTCGGCCATGAGCAGAACACCGACAGCCCGGGGCAGACGGTCACGCCGTCGAGGGTCTGGGGGACGGCGGCGACGACGCTCGAGTACGCGCTGGCGGACTTCGGGATCGCGCGGCTCGCGGCGGCGGCCGGCGACGGCACGACCTGCGCGACGTTCGCCGGGCGCGCCGGGAACTGGCGCAACGTCTTCGACCCGGCGACCGGGCTGATGCAGCCGCGCGACGCGTCGACCGGCGCGTTCGTGCCGGTCGCTGCGACCGGCGGCGACGGGTTCGTCGAGGGCACCGCGGCGCAGTACACGTGGTTCGTGCCGCAGGACGTCGCGGGGCTGACCGCGGCGCTCGGCGGCGCCGACACGGCCCGCGCGCGGCTCGACGCGTTCTTCACCGAGCTGAACGCGGGCGCGGCCAGCGACCACGCGTTCCTGGGCAACGAGCCCACGCTGCTGACGCCGTTGTTGTACGACTGGCTCGGCCGCCCGGCGGCGGGCGCGGGCATCGTCCGCAAGGCGTTGTTGGGGCTCTACCACCCGGAGCCCGGCGGCTTCCCGGGCAACGACGACGGCGGGCAGATGTCGGCGTGGTACGTCCTCGGCGCGCTCGGGCTCTCGCCGGCCGTGCCCGGGACCGGCGTGCTCGCGCTGTCCGGTCCGCTGTTCCCGCACGCGACGCTGACGCTGGCGGGCGGCAGGACCGTGCAGCTCGACGCGCCGGCCGCCGCCCGCGGCAACCCCTACATCAACGCGGTGACCGTCGACGGCAAGCCCTACAACAACACCTGGCTGCCGTTCGACCGCCTCACGGCGAGCAGGCACACCAGGATCGCGTTCTCGCTGTCGGGCAGCGCGGCGCAGTCCTGGGGCACCGGCGCGGACGCCGTCCCGCCCTCCTACGGCGGCGCGGCGGCCTGCGCGGGCTGA
- a CDS encoding c-type cytochrome — protein sequence MTKTTTLLTALAATTALATAGCGGGSHAQAPLTTKTTAAVDGHQIFTTVGCSNCHTLAAAGAKGQVGPDLDHVRPTFAKAVRQVTHGGGAMPPFAGQLSDAEIRAVARYVSANAGR from the coding sequence ATGACCAAGACCACCACCTTGCTCACGGCGCTCGCCGCCACCACCGCCCTCGCCACCGCGGGCTGCGGCGGCGGGTCGCACGCCCAAGCGCCCCTGACGACGAAGACCACCGCCGCCGTCGACGGCCACCAGATCTTCACGACCGTCGGCTGCTCGAACTGCCACACGCTCGCCGCCGCGGGCGCCAAGGGCCAGGTCGGGCCCGACCTCGACCACGTCAGGCCCACGTTCGCCAAGGCCGTCCGCCAGGTCACGCACGGCGGCGGCGCGATGCCGCCGTTCGCCGGCCAGCTGTCGGACGCGGAGATCCGGGCGGTCGCCCGCTACGTCTCCGCCAACGCGGGCCGCTGA
- a CDS encoding SDR family NAD(P)-dependent oxidoreductase, with amino-acid sequence MRRMHVAIVTGASSGIGAGIAAAYRAAGHAVVGVARAMPPSQDDGLAAVSGDVADPATAQRAVATALERFGRVDTLVNNAGIFIGKPFLECTREDYDRMSTINVGGFFEMTRHAVSAMLAHGDGGHVVSITTALVEQPDVKDPAVLAALTKGGIAAATRSLATELAPQRIRVNAVAPGVIRTPLSAGGDQDAIAAMHPLGRIGEVADVTQAIMYLESASFVTGVILHVDGGRAAGR; translated from the coding sequence CTGCGTCGCATGCACGTCGCGATCGTCACCGGGGCGTCGTCGGGCATCGGCGCCGGGATCGCCGCCGCCTACCGCGCGGCCGGCCACGCCGTCGTCGGCGTCGCCCGCGCCATGCCGCCGTCCCAAGATGATGGCCTTGCCGCGGTCTCCGGCGACGTCGCCGACCCGGCGACCGCGCAGCGCGCCGTCGCCACCGCGCTGGAGCGCTTCGGCCGCGTCGACACGCTGGTCAACAACGCCGGGATCTTCATCGGCAAGCCGTTCCTGGAGTGCACGCGCGAGGACTACGACCGCATGTCCACCATCAACGTCGGCGGCTTCTTCGAGATGACCCGCCACGCGGTCTCGGCGATGCTCGCCCACGGCGACGGCGGCCACGTCGTGAGCATCACCACCGCCTTGGTCGAGCAGCCCGACGTCAAGGATCCCGCGGTCCTCGCGGCGCTGACCAAGGGCGGGATCGCCGCGGCGACGCGCTCGCTGGCGACCGAGCTGGCGCCCCAGCGGATCCGCGTCAACGCGGTCGCGCCCGGCGTGATCCGGACGCCGCTGAGCGCCGGCGGCGACCAGGACGCGATCGCCGCCATGCACCCGCTCGGCCGGATCGGCGAGGTCGCCGACGTCACCCAGGCGATCATGTACCTGGAGTCCGCGTCGTTCGTGACCGGCGTGATCCTCCACGTGGACGGCGGCCGCGCCGCGGGGCGCTGA